The nucleotide sequence CAATGGTGGTTGATCTTTGGAAGGTAGATTCTCGAAGCAGTGCAGTTGAAAAATAAAACCGGTTTAGAACTACTGGAATATACTCACTCGATAGAAAATTATACAATCAAGCATATCTTAAAAAAACATGGCAATGCAAATTCAGAAGAATCACGCGGACAGGAAGCAATCACACAAGAAGAAATTTTTCAGATTCCAGAAATTCTCTATAGACCGGATACGATAGAGTATGCGGGAAAGAACAAAAAGAATTTGGAGACCATTCGTTATACCAAAGATATAAACGGGGTGTTGTATTATTTTGAAGAAGTGAGAACGGGGAAGAAGGAACTTATGGGGACTACACTCTATAAGAAAAAACCGGAGCGTGAGAATGCTGGCAAAAGCCCCCTTCCACTCACGCCCGAAGCGTCTCTCCGGCAGGAATTTAATGGTACAATGAGACAAAGAATTAGTCAAGCGATTTATGGGGAAAATGTAACACCGAGTAGTGGATTTACCTTTTACAAAGATCCACCCGACATAGACAAACCTCTTTCCATAGAGCGCAGAGATTGGTTACGAGCAGGAATTGTTCCTTCCGATTATCCATACCCAGTTGCTGCGGATTATCCTGATTTGCTGCAAATCGTAGAAGAGAAGGTAAAACCGGAGAGGGATAATAATAACAGAGACGTCTATAGAAAGAAGTGGTGGCAGTATGGGAAAAGCGTCCTGATTTATTTGCTAGAATTGCTGGTATGGAAAGGGTGTTGGGAATATCGACCTCAAGTACAAAGTTTGTTTTATTCTCATATACATCGAGTGAGACAATGTTTTCAAATGCTGTAGCTGTTCTAATTCCCGATCTACATACTTATACTTTAATTTCTTCAAGCTTACATGACGTATGGACAATAGAAAATACAAGTTTGTTAGAAACTAGAATTCGTTATACGCCTTCCGATTGTTTTGAAACATTCCCGTTTCCTGATTTGGATTCCCCATCATTACGCGATATTGGAGAACAATATTACGATTTACGCAAACAGAGTATGGTTGCGAATAACGAAGGTTTGACGAAGACATACAATCGTTTTCATGATCCGAAATATGCGAATGATAAAAATACGACCGACGTAAAGATGCGATTCATCGCGTCTCTACGGGAACTGCATGTGGCAATGGACTACGCCGTCCGCGATGCCTACGGGTGGATGGATTTAGATTTAGAACATGGATTTCACGAAACAAAACAAGGTGTGCGGTTTACAGTGAGTGACCGCGCACGAGTTGAGATATTGGATCGGTTGTTGGAATTAAATCATGCGCGTTATGCGGCGGAGGTAGCCGAGGAAGAAGAAAGAAAGCGTTTGAATGTGAAATCGAAATCTACTTCTAAGAAGAAAGCGGATGCTCAAGCGGAAACTATTCATTATCCGAAAGATTTATTCGGAGAACAGATTGCGTCGGATTTGTTTGGGAAAGAGATTGAATCCGGGAAGGGACGAAAGAGGAAGTGAGTTTAGACAGGATTAACAGGATTTTCAGGATTGATTTGGTGAGTGGGATGGATGTGATTGTGGACAAAGAAACCATTTTAGATGAATTAGGATATAATTCTTTTTTGAATAAGAATTTATATATCTTATTGTCTGGGGCTAGTGAGGATTTACCTTGCGTTAACCTCCTATTTATTATTCTTTTAGATCATAATAATTCTGGCTTCTCTAGGATAGAATTGGAAAATCTATTAAAAGAGAAATATCTCTACAAAGTAGATTCGTTATCTAATTCTATTGAGAGTTTAGATAAGCAAGGATTTATTCTTCATAATGCTAATAAGTATTTTTTGAATGATGCTGTATATAGAAGTCATAAAAACAATTATGATAATTACAAAAAAGAAGCTAACCACCAATATCAAACGATACGTAACAATATAATTCAAAAAGAAATATTAGAAGGCTTTGGAGATCAAGCATCTCAGTGGGAAAGTTTTCATGAATTAATATTAACTTTAGTCTGTCTGTTGGCTTATAAATTAAACCAAACAGATAAAAAAGAAGATTTTAAATCAATAGTAAAGTCAATCAATTTACATTGTAAAACTTATCAAATTGAAAAAACTGTAGAGTGGATTTCTTATCTAGACTCTAATTTTCAAAAAGAGTTTTCCTTATTTCTTTCTTCGCATTTAAAGGCTTGTCTTTATCTCATGAAATGCGAAAGGACAAAATTAAAATTAGATTTTAAAAATACTTCTAATTACTATCCGCTAATTATTCGAGCCTTTCTTGTTATTTTAAACTCTTATTCTTCTTTAAAAAATTTGGAAAATTCTTTAGTGGCTACAGTTAATGATTTATTACTTAGTTGGATAGATAAATCTTTAAAGGAGCAGGTAGAGCTAGAATCCGTAGTCTCTTATCAAATGCAAACTTTAGAATCTGATTTAAAAAATAGATTGAATGAATACCATCAATCAGATGCAAAAACGATGGAGCAGCTAACGGCTAAAGTAGACGAAAGAGTTCATAAAATAGAAACGATCGAAAAACATTATAATAAACTATTAGTAGAGTTTAGTAGTGTGCGTAAGGAAAAAGAAAGAGATAGAAAAATAAAGAAATTAGAAGGGGATTGGAAAAAAACAAAAGACTCGCTAGCTAGAAAGTCAGAGCAATACCATAAAAAAGAACAAAGTAAATATTTAAAAATTTTAGGTTTGTCGAGTCTGAGCTGTCTCTATTTAGTATTTGTTTTAATGCTATTTTTATCCCTGATTTTAAATCGCTTTTAGAAAGTTTGTTTCCGCATACTTTACTTAGCGTTTTCCTTTATGCACTTACTCCAATTATGATTATTTTGGCTATATTTACTCTGCCCAATATGCTTACTAATATTTATAAACATAAAAGATTTGATTATGCAAATGCTTTAGCTGATGAAATTTACAAAGAAAAAGAGAAGGAGTCCATTAAGCTTTATGAATTTTACGGGCAGGCAATTCAAATGGAACTTTCCCAATTAACCCCTGAGGAAGCATCGGCAATAGCACCCGTCTATCACATTTACGGTGGAACAAACGTAATTAGCGAGACGATCAATAATCTTACACAAAATGGAGTTAAGGAAGAATGAATATTCAAAACTTTAATGTTACAGGCGGCCAGAATGTATTTGCTACTAATATTGAGAACTTAGTATTAAATCAGAATAATAAAAAAGAAGATACAAAAGATTTAGTAAAAGACTTATTATTTGCGTGTAGTGAACTTCAGAGCAAAAAGGGATTTCATAAAGAATCGGAAAATTCCTATAACGATTTTATTGGGTCGATTTTAAAAGCCAAGAGTTACCAAGTTAATCTAGAGAGTAGAAAAGGTGCTACTCTAAAAACAGGAAATCCGGGAGAAATTGATATAGAAATATTAAAAGAGGATAATTCGTCTTTGGCGATATGTGAAGGAATGATTTTACCTTCTTTGAATGAGCAATATATTAAAGATCATATATTAAAAGTATTTACTTATGATGCAAACGGTCTGTTTCAAAATTTTATAATCGCTTATATAAATGTAGTGAATTACGGTGAGTTTGTCCGAAAGTATAAAGACTTAGTTTTAAGAATTGATTATCAATATCCATTAATAAATGCGGAAGTAAAAGATGTCTCCTCGGATTACAATACTGGAACCGATATGAACATACTTCGGACTCTATTTAATCGGAATGGAAAAGAAGTAAATCTGTATCATTTATTAGTAAGCATGAATAGGCAATAGAAATAATTTAAAAATGAGGGCAACAAATGATTGAAGTAGAAGAGTTGGGAGTTATTCGAAAAGTAAAGTTAGATGATTTAATCTTAGATCCAAATAATTTTCGTTTTGTAGATGACGAACGATATGTAAAGATTGAGGATAAGGCTAAATATGCTGATTCTGATATACAGCTAAGAATTCAAAGTATATTATTGGGCGATAAAAAAGAAAATGTGCAAGATTTAACCAGAAGTTTTTTATCGAATGGTTTATTAGAACATGATTATATCCAGGTTACTTTCTTAGAAAATATTGGAAAGTATCTTGTCACAGAAGGAAACCGTCGAACTGCATTTTTGAAGTATATAAAAAGTGAATACGAATCCAAACATATTGATCTCGGAAAATTAGATAAAAAATATCTATTCGAAAAAGAACTTCCAGTTGCGGTTCATAATTCAGTTTCTCCAGAAAAGAGTTTGATTATGATGGGGCTACAGCATGTTACTCGTAAAAAGCCATGGCCTGCCTATAACCAAGCTTTAATGATAGAAGAACTATTAAAGGTTGAGCCGTATAAATCAAAGCCTGAGATGGTAAGTGAAGAATTGGGTATCTCTAGCCGTCAATTTAATCAATCCAGAAAAACTCTTTTTTAATTAATCAGTTTATCCGGTTAGGCTATAAAAATGATTTTAAAGCAGATAAGTATAATTATTTTTTAGAAATCATTCGTTCTCCTGATTTGAGAAATTGGATAGGTTGGGATGAATATAGTTATGAAGCAAAGAATTTAGATAATCTTCATCGTTTGTTTTCTTATTTCCTAGAAGGTGGGGCTGATATTAAAGATAGAAATTCTGATGAAGACGATGAATATGAAGAAAGCAATTCATACCATTCTGGCAAAGCGTTAATTAGAGATTCAAAGCATTTGAGGGACTTAGCAAGGATCATTAGTAACCCCAAAAAATTAGAGCAGTTTGAGAGAACTGGAGAATTTCCTCGACGAGAAGAAGAAATTCCTGACAAAGTAAAAGAATTAAATCAAGTTATTTTAGAATTAGAAACTCAGCGAGAGAGTTTGACTCAAGAAGAGTTATATGAAATTTCTGGTGGCTCTGAAAAACTTACTTTAATCTCAAAGAGTAAACAATTCTTTTTGCCTGTATTGTATAAAGAGAATGATAAAAAAGAATTATACATACAAGGAAAAGATACAAAGCATTTTAGTGAACTATTTATAAAGAATTATAAGAAGTTTAAAAATCTAGAATTAAAAAACCTAAATCGTATCAATATATTTGCTGGAAAAAACAATGCAGGAAAAACTACATTATTGGAAGCAATATTGTTATTAGCCAATCAAAATAACTATCGTGCAATTTTTGAGATTATAATGAAAAGGGCAAAGCATGTAGAATCTACTGCAGAGACTTTTTCATTGGTTATTCAAGCTCTTCATAAACTTGTAGAGATTGAAGGAAACATTGATGGAAAGCACACAAAAGTAAGTTATCATTCAGAAAAAGAAATAGAAGATGGAATTGTTAAATCTAACTTACTGAAAGTATTTTCTGAATACAATTCAGATAGACAATCAGTGCAAGTACAAATTCAAGCATTTGGATATATTAAAGAATTAGCAAATATTGGAAATAATAGAAAGTTAGTTCGCTCTGTTTATTCCAGTCCATTTTCAGCTAGTCATTCTGAATTAGTAGAAGCCTGTCATTCTATGAGTTTAAATTCTTTTGAAAAAAATGGAGAAAAGTTTATTGCGAAAGATAAAATCATTGGATTCATTCAAAAATACGTAGATACAAAAATTCGATACATTGAAATGGATCAAAAAAATTTCAAAGTTACACATGAGGAACTGGATACGATGTTTCTCTGGGAATACGGCGAAGGCTTACAACGAATATTCTACATTTCTCTTTTATTCGCTTATGCAGAGAATGGAATTGTATGTATTGACGAATTTGAAAATGCAGTTTACTTTGGTTTGCTTACAAAATTTACAGAGCTAATTCAATATCTAGCCGTTGAATTTAATGTACAAGTATTTCTCACAACGCATAGTAAGGAGTGTGTGGATGCGTTTATATTGAATGATTATAGAACAGAGGATATTTCGGCTTATACTCTCCTTCCGAAGAAAGATGGAACGGTTACTTCTTTTTATTATTCGGGAAATGATTTAAAAGGATACATTGAAGATATGAATACTGATGTGAGGACGTTTCTATGAAAAATTATAAAGGGATTTTTGTATTTTGTGAAGGACCTCATGATGTTGCTTTTATTTCAAAGGTATTAAAAATTATAAATGGATATAAAGATTTTAGAGATAGGGCTATTTCTGAATTGCCGCTACCTTTAAATGATTATTATAAAATTAAATATGGTCAATATGAACCCATTATTGATAATGAAGATATTGTTGCTCCTTTTCTGCCAAGAAGCGTCATGTTAAATGCATCTGAAAATACTTTTATATTTCTTTATCCGTGTGGTGGAATAGACAATATCTTGACATGGACTAAGGAATTAGGTGCAGCTGAAAAAGTAGGAAGCAAGAAAAATTTAGTTAAGATAGAATTAGAGAAAATAAAGAAGAACTTTGAATTGCATTTAAAAAAAATAATAAAGCTGGAGCAACCAGAGAACAACGATAATGAAATGTTTAATGAAGAACCTACATTTTGTTTTTTTGTAGATGCTGATGACAAAGGTGCAAAAAAACGATTTGAAGAATTCGAAACAAATTATAAAGAAAACTTCAATGAAAAAGTTAATTTAGAACAATATAATAAATGGGATGAAAAGAAAAAACTTGGGTTTTATGTATTTCATTTAGATGATACAAATCATACAGGTAGTTTAGAAGATATTTTATTTCAGATTGTAGATAATAAAGATGAGTTAGGTTTTTTTGAAAAGCATTACACAGAAAATTTTCCAAAGAGTGGTGAGGAAGCTGCAAGGCTAACTAAAATTAAAAAGGCATCGCTAACTAGTGCTGGTCAATATAAAAATGCAGGCTCAGCGCTTTCTGTAATTGCAAAAGACGAAAAGAGGAACAATCAAGGGGTTTACGTTCATGCTGGTTTTTTAAAGGAAGAAGAAATAAAAGAAAATCAGTATTGTCAGAGAATCGCCAAATTCTTTCAGGAGGTCGTTCCTTGACTCCATCACCACTGCAAATTCGAAAAGAATTACTTTCCAATGAATACACCCGTAAGGATAATACATGAGTAACCCCCAAGTTATCAGTCAAACTAAAATCAGAGAGCAATTACTCGACTTAGTAACGTTAGATTTGTTAGGACCTAAGCAGGGAGAGGAAGAGGAAGTAACAG is from Leptospiraceae bacterium and encodes:
- a CDS encoding AAA family ATPase; translation: MRNWIGWDEYSYEAKNLDNLHRLFSYFLEGGADIKDRNSDEDDEYEESNSYHSGKALIRDSKHLRDLARIISNPKKLEQFERTGEFPRREEEIPDKVKELNQVILELETQRESLTQEELYEISGGSEKLTLISKSKQFFLPVLYKENDKKELYIQGKDTKHFSELFIKNYKKFKNLELKNLNRINIFAGKNNAGKTTLLEAILLLANQNNYRAIFEIIMKRAKHVESTAETFSLVIQALHKLVEIEGNIDGKHTKVSYHSEKEIEDGIVKSNLLKVFSEYNSDRQSVQVQIQAFGYIKELANIGNNRKLVRSVYSSPFSASHSELVEACHSMSLNSFEKNGEKFIAKDKIIGFIQKYVDTKIRYIEMDQKNFKVTHEELDTMFLWEYGEGLQRIFYISLLFAYAENGIVCIDEFENAVYFGLLTKFTELIQYLAVEFNVQVFLTTHSKECVDAFILNDYRTEDISAYTLLPKKDGTVTSFYYSGNDLKGYIEDMNTDVRTFL